Proteins encoded together in one Lysinibacter cavernae window:
- the aceA gene encoding isocitrate lyase: MSFTPRPAGAPRSGDVRQTADEIRRDWETDPRWEGIKRDYTAEDVARLRGSVTEENTLARRGAENLWELIHTEDWVAALGALTGNQAVQQVKAGLKAIYLSGWQVAADANLSGQTYPDQSLYPANSVPNVVRRINNALIRADQIESSEGNVTRDWLAPIVADAEAGFGGPLNAYELMSSMISAGAAGVHWEDQLASEKKCGHLGGKVLIPTQQHIRTLNAARLAADVAGVPSIIIARTDALAADLLTSDVDERDRQYTTGERTPEGFYRVKPGLDPVITRGLAFAEYADLLWVETGVPDLELARTFAEAIHAKFPGKKLAYNCSPSFNWKQSLDDAQIASFQRELAAMGYAFQFITLAGFHSLNHSMFTLAEGYRDHGMTAYVELQEAEFASEAQGYTATRHQREVGTGFFDLVSTALNPSSATLALAGSTEAEQFH; the protein is encoded by the coding sequence ATGAGCTTCACCCCACGCCCCGCAGGAGCCCCTCGCTCAGGAGATGTCCGCCAGACGGCCGACGAGATTCGCCGCGACTGGGAGACCGACCCCAGGTGGGAAGGCATCAAGCGCGACTACACCGCAGAGGATGTCGCCCGCCTCCGCGGCAGCGTGACCGAAGAGAACACGCTCGCCCGCCGCGGCGCGGAGAACCTCTGGGAGCTCATCCACACCGAAGACTGGGTCGCAGCACTTGGCGCACTCACCGGAAACCAGGCCGTGCAGCAGGTCAAGGCGGGGCTCAAAGCCATTTACCTCTCCGGCTGGCAGGTCGCGGCAGACGCGAACCTCTCTGGCCAGACCTACCCAGACCAAAGCTTGTACCCAGCTAACTCGGTACCAAACGTGGTTCGACGCATCAATAACGCTCTCATCCGCGCCGACCAGATCGAGTCGAGCGAAGGCAACGTTACCCGCGACTGGCTCGCGCCAATCGTTGCGGATGCCGAGGCCGGCTTCGGCGGCCCGCTCAACGCCTACGAGCTCATGTCATCCATGATCTCGGCGGGAGCAGCAGGCGTGCACTGGGAAGACCAGCTGGCAAGCGAGAAGAAGTGCGGCCACCTCGGAGGCAAGGTACTCATCCCAACGCAGCAGCACATCCGCACGCTCAACGCCGCCCGGCTCGCGGCCGACGTCGCCGGCGTTCCCTCAATCATCATCGCGAGAACGGATGCCCTCGCCGCAGACCTGCTCACAAGCGACGTCGACGAGCGCGACCGCCAGTACACCACCGGCGAGCGCACCCCTGAGGGCTTCTACCGCGTCAAGCCGGGCCTCGACCCCGTCATTACCAGGGGGCTCGCCTTTGCCGAATACGCAGACCTCCTGTGGGTGGAAACCGGGGTACCAGACCTCGAACTTGCACGCACCTTCGCAGAGGCCATCCACGCCAAGTTCCCCGGCAAGAAGCTCGCATACAACTGCTCGCCGTCGTTCAACTGGAAACAGAGCCTCGACGACGCACAGATCGCGTCGTTCCAGCGGGAACTCGCCGCAATGGGCTACGCCTTCCAATTCATCACCCTTGCCGGGTTCCACTCGCTCAACCACTCCATGTTCACGCTCGCCGAAGGCTACCGCGACCACGGCATGACCGCCTACGTCGAGCTGCAGGAAGCAGAATTTGCCAGCGAGGCACAGGGCTACACCGCAACGCGCCACCAGCGCGAAGTTGGTACAGGCTTCTTTGACCTCGTCTCCACCGCGCTCAACCCAAGCAGCGCAACCTTGGCGCTTGCAGGCTCCACCGAAGCCGAGCAGTTCCACTAA
- a CDS encoding helix-turn-helix transcriptional regulator has protein sequence MPQSPKPGSTPVEAADESTVDAVAVGRRIRGLRKAKGLTLDDVARGIGRAPSQVSVIENGRREAPLSVLTKIAETLGCSLGDLLAVEAVDQRTSLEIELERIQRGPAFRKLQLPALRVGPSLTTEAMAAILGLHRELERIQSERSATPEEARRANAELRQEMRARDNYFEPIEQTATELLAAVGYSGGPLSQRVTAEIASYLGFSLHYVSDVPKSTRSVSDLKNRRIYLPQRVRTERDPRSAPLHALASHILGHDEPTGYAEFLRQRVEANYLAAALLMPEQASVDLLRAAKDARRISVEDFRDAFAVSYETASHRFTNLATRHLGLPVHFMKVHESGAISKAYENDDVCFPTDSLGAIEGQSSCRNWTSRTVFSVDDRFNPYYQYTDTPTGTYWCTSRVQSSDEGEFSVSVGVSFEHVRWFQGRDTPNRGVSHCPDARCCRQAPSELRGRWEEYAWPTARPHASLLTALPQGVFPGVDDTEVYEFLEAHAPR, from the coding sequence ATGCCCCAGTCACCGAAGCCTGGTTCAACTCCCGTAGAAGCCGCCGACGAATCAACCGTGGATGCCGTTGCCGTCGGGCGCCGCATCCGCGGCCTGCGAAAGGCAAAAGGGCTGACGCTCGACGACGTCGCTCGGGGCATTGGCCGCGCGCCGAGTCAGGTATCCGTCATCGAGAATGGCAGGCGAGAAGCCCCGCTCTCGGTGCTGACCAAGATCGCGGAAACGCTCGGCTGCTCGCTCGGTGACCTGCTGGCGGTCGAGGCGGTTGACCAGCGAACCTCGCTCGAAATCGAGCTCGAACGCATCCAACGCGGGCCTGCGTTTCGCAAGCTGCAGCTGCCAGCGCTGAGGGTTGGGCCGTCGCTCACCACGGAGGCGATGGCGGCGATCCTTGGCCTGCACCGTGAGCTTGAGCGCATTCAGAGCGAGCGGAGCGCAACGCCGGAGGAAGCAAGGCGGGCCAATGCCGAGTTGCGCCAGGAGATGCGGGCGCGAGACAACTACTTTGAGCCGATCGAACAGACAGCGACCGAGCTACTCGCCGCGGTTGGGTACAGCGGCGGGCCGCTCTCGCAGCGAGTCACAGCCGAAATAGCGAGCTATCTCGGGTTCTCGTTGCACTACGTTTCTGACGTGCCAAAATCGACACGATCGGTCTCCGACCTCAAAAACCGACGCATCTACCTCCCGCAGCGAGTGCGAACCGAGCGCGATCCTCGCTCGGCTCCGCTGCACGCGCTCGCGAGTCACATCCTTGGCCACGACGAGCCGACGGGCTATGCCGAGTTCCTTCGGCAGCGCGTTGAAGCGAACTACCTTGCTGCAGCGCTGCTCATGCCAGAGCAAGCGTCAGTTGACCTGCTGAGGGCTGCAAAGGATGCGCGGCGTATCTCCGTTGAAGACTTCCGCGACGCGTTCGCCGTGTCGTACGAGACGGCATCCCACCGATTCACGAACCTCGCGACCAGGCATCTTGGCCTGCCCGTTCACTTCATGAAGGTGCACGAAAGCGGCGCGATTTCAAAGGCCTACGAGAACGATGACGTGTGTTTCCCGACCGACAGCCTCGGCGCAATCGAGGGGCAGAGTTCGTGCCGCAACTGGACCTCGCGCACGGTCTTTTCTGTTGACGATCGATTCAACCCGTACTACCAATACACGGATACGCCAACGGGAACCTACTGGTGCACCTCACGCGTGCAGAGCAGCGACGAGGGCGAGTTCTCGGTGAGCGTCGGGGTGTCGTTTGAGCATGTTCGCTGGTTTCAGGGACGAGACACGCCAAATCGCGGCGTCTCGCATTGCCCCGACGCCAGGTGCTGCAGGCAGGCCCCATCGGAGCTACGCGGACGGTGGGAGGAGTACGCCTGGCCGACGGCCCGCCCGCACGCGTCCCTGCTGACGGCGCTCCCTCAGGGGGTGTTCCCAGGCGTCGACGACACGGAGGTCTACGAATTTCTCGAGGCCCATGCACCGCGCTAG
- a CDS encoding XRE family transcriptional regulator, which yields MTPSTAKTPRADLLILGKRLRFFRVNAGLTLEQLGERLDVAASQLSLIENGRREPKLSLIQNIAHELGIELAELLSSAPPDKRSALEIELDQAQHNPAYASLGLPVIRGAKSLPDDALESLVGLHREIERRERAAIATPEEARRANTESRMQMRERDNYLPDIEDIAEEMLKKANHTTGALTHRTVAIMAEQLGFTLIYVDDLPHSTRSVTDLKNGRIYLPPASIPGGHGLRSLALQAMAHAVLGHDKPASYTEFLQQRLEINYFAAACLIPQGRAVEFLGQAKKDRNLAIEDFRDAFGVTHESAAQRFTNLATAHLDLTVHFMRVNDDGSLMRGYENDGVPLPTDASGTIEGQVVCKRWGARTAFDRTNRTSEFYQYTDTPAGTFWCTVQTGSTETEGFSISFGVPFDDAKWFRGRDTSHRTVSLCPDPSCCRRPAQDLTERWADQAWPSARMHAHVLSPLPQGSFPGVDDTEVYEFLSRHAE from the coding sequence ATGACTCCCTCGACCGCAAAGACCCCCCGGGCCGATCTGCTCATCCTCGGCAAGCGACTTCGATTCTTTCGAGTAAACGCAGGCCTCACCCTCGAACAGCTCGGTGAACGCCTCGACGTCGCCGCAAGCCAACTGTCGCTCATCGAAAACGGCCGACGAGAACCAAAGCTCTCGCTCATCCAGAACATCGCCCACGAGCTGGGTATCGAACTCGCTGAGCTCCTCAGCAGCGCACCGCCGGATAAACGATCTGCGCTCGAGATTGAACTCGATCAGGCCCAGCACAACCCGGCATACGCCTCACTCGGGCTACCGGTCATCCGCGGAGCAAAGTCGCTCCCCGACGATGCACTTGAATCGCTCGTTGGGCTGCACCGAGAGATCGAACGCCGCGAGCGCGCGGCCATCGCCACGCCGGAAGAGGCTCGGCGCGCAAACACCGAAAGCCGCATGCAGATGCGCGAACGAGACAACTATCTTCCCGATATCGAAGACATCGCAGAAGAAATGCTCAAGAAGGCCAACCACACAACCGGCGCCCTCACCCACCGCACCGTGGCGATCATGGCAGAGCAGCTTGGCTTCACCCTCATTTATGTGGATGATCTGCCACACTCGACACGAAGCGTCACCGATTTGAAGAACGGTCGCATCTATTTGCCGCCGGCATCCATTCCTGGGGGCCACGGCCTCCGCTCACTCGCGTTGCAGGCCATGGCGCATGCCGTGCTTGGGCACGATAAGCCCGCGAGCTACACCGAGTTTTTGCAGCAGCGGCTTGAGATCAACTATTTTGCGGCAGCATGCCTCATCCCTCAGGGACGCGCGGTCGAGTTCCTCGGCCAGGCAAAGAAGGACCGCAATCTCGCGATCGAGGATTTCCGGGACGCGTTTGGGGTCACGCACGAATCAGCAGCCCAGCGCTTCACAAATCTCGCGACGGCACACCTCGATCTGACCGTGCACTTCATGCGCGTGAATGACGATGGCTCGCTCATGCGCGGCTACGAAAACGATGGTGTCCCCCTCCCAACTGACGCGAGTGGCACGATCGAGGGCCAGGTTGTCTGCAAGCGTTGGGGCGCGCGTACCGCGTTCGATCGTACCAACCGCACGAGCGAGTTCTACCAGTACACGGACACGCCCGCGGGAACGTTTTGGTGCACTGTCCAGACGGGAAGCACTGAGACGGAGGGCTTTTCGATCAGCTTTGGCGTGCCCTTTGATGACGCAAAATGGTTCAGGGGGCGTGACACCTCACACCGGACGGTCTCGCTCTGCCCTGACCCATCGTGCTGCAGGAGGCCGGCCCAAGATCTCACGGAGCGCTGGGCGGACCAGGCCTGGCCGAGCGCGCGCATGCACGCACACGTGCTCTCACCACTCCCCCAGGGCTCATTCCCAGGCGTCGACGACACGGAGGTCTATGAGTTCCTGAGCCGCCACGCTGAATAA
- a CDS encoding phosphoenolpyruvate carboxykinase (GTP) produces MTVIDTPDVSLDSNVGSHGEPTTNNPEVLAWVAEVAELTEPDYIHWCDGSQEEWQALTEELVATGTLIPLNKDLRPGSFLARSHPGDVARVEDRTFICTENEAEAGPTNNWRAPADMHATLKPLFRGSMRGRTMYVVPFSMGPVGGPITQVGIQLTDSPYAVLNMRIMTRMGQAAMDYITPGIEWVRTVHSVGMPLVNDNGDVIDDVEWPCNDEKYICQFPDTLEVWSFGSGYGGNALLSKKCFALRIASVMARNNGWLAEHMLLLKLTNPVGKTFHIAAAFPSACGKTNLAMLRPTIPGWKVETIGDDIAWLRPGPDGRLRAINPEAGFFGVAPGTGYSTNPVAMDSIWGNTIFTNVALTDDGDVWWEGMTDTPPSHLIDWQGNDWTPDADRPAAHPNSRFTVPITQCPTVANEWFESDGVPLDAILFGGRRATNIPLVSESLSWNHGVFIGASVSSEKTAAQEGTVGELRRDPFAMLPFCGYNMADYWSHWLSIGETLGEHAPKVFQVNWFRKGDDGRFLWPGFGENSRVLDWIIRRVDGEVTGRELAVGTVPADGELNLDGIHVPAADLEELFEVDPELWAAECDLTEEYFAQFGANMPEALNEQLAALRTRLTAV; encoded by the coding sequence ATGACCGTCATCGACACGCCAGACGTTTCACTGGACTCGAACGTGGGAAGCCACGGAGAGCCAACCACCAACAACCCGGAGGTGCTCGCTTGGGTTGCCGAGGTAGCCGAGTTGACCGAGCCCGACTACATCCACTGGTGCGACGGATCGCAAGAAGAGTGGCAAGCGCTCACGGAAGAGCTCGTTGCCACGGGCACACTCATCCCGCTCAATAAAGACCTGCGCCCCGGAAGCTTCCTTGCTCGTTCGCACCCAGGCGATGTTGCCCGTGTTGAAGACCGCACGTTCATCTGCACCGAGAACGAGGCGGAAGCTGGCCCCACAAACAACTGGCGGGCCCCGGCGGACATGCACGCCACGCTCAAGCCGCTGTTCCGCGGATCGATGCGCGGACGCACGATGTACGTCGTACCCTTCTCGATGGGCCCCGTCGGCGGCCCAATTACGCAGGTTGGCATTCAGCTCACCGATTCCCCATACGCCGTACTCAACATGCGCATCATGACCCGCATGGGCCAGGCAGCCATGGACTACATCACGCCTGGCATCGAATGGGTTCGTACCGTTCACAGCGTTGGCATGCCACTCGTGAACGACAACGGCGACGTCATCGACGACGTTGAATGGCCTTGCAACGACGAGAAATACATCTGCCAGTTTCCCGACACACTTGAGGTATGGTCGTTTGGTTCCGGATACGGCGGAAACGCGCTGCTCTCAAAGAAGTGCTTTGCTCTTCGGATTGCCAGTGTCATGGCCCGCAACAACGGCTGGCTCGCCGAGCACATGCTGTTGCTCAAACTCACCAACCCTGTTGGGAAGACGTTCCACATTGCTGCGGCGTTCCCGTCTGCCTGTGGCAAGACGAACCTGGCGATGCTGCGCCCAACCATCCCAGGATGGAAGGTCGAAACCATCGGCGACGACATCGCGTGGCTCCGCCCAGGACCTGACGGCCGCCTTCGAGCCATCAACCCAGAGGCTGGCTTCTTCGGCGTTGCCCCCGGAACCGGCTACAGCACCAACCCCGTCGCAATGGACAGCATCTGGGGAAACACCATCTTTACAAACGTCGCGCTGACCGACGATGGTGACGTGTGGTGGGAAGGCATGACCGACACCCCTCCGTCGCACCTGATCGACTGGCAGGGCAATGACTGGACTCCGGATGCCGACCGCCCAGCGGCGCACCCAAACTCGCGTTTCACCGTGCCAATCACACAGTGCCCAACCGTAGCCAACGAGTGGTTCGAGAGTGACGGCGTTCCGCTTGACGCTATTCTTTTCGGCGGTCGTCGAGCCACCAATATCCCGCTCGTCTCCGAGTCGCTGAGTTGGAACCACGGTGTGTTCATCGGCGCATCCGTCTCAAGCGAAAAGACCGCGGCCCAAGAGGGAACCGTTGGCGAACTCCGCCGCGACCCCTTCGCGATGCTGCCATTCTGCGGCTACAACATGGCCGACTACTGGTCACACTGGCTGTCGATCGGTGAAACCCTCGGCGAACACGCCCCGAAGGTATTCCAGGTCAACTGGTTCCGCAAGGGCGACGACGGACGGTTCCTCTGGCCCGGCTTTGGCGAGAACTCTCGCGTACTCGACTGGATCATCCGCAGGGTAGACGGCGAAGTCACCGGACGCGAGCTTGCCGTCGGAACGGTTCCCGCTGACGGTGAACTGAACCTCGACGGCATCCACGTTCCTGCAGCCGACCTCGAAGAGCTCTTTGAGGTAGACCCCGAACTGTGGGCGGCCGAATGCGACCTCACTGAGGAGTACTTCGCCCAGTTCGGTGCGAACATGCCAGAAGCGCTCAACGAGCAGCTTGCCGCGCTGCGCACCCGTCTCACGGCGGTGTAG
- a CDS encoding acyltransferase family protein codes for MTWVDSLRGIAVLLVVSTHSVSLLMGAHLLPNDVATVALEANRLFWPFRMPALMLFSGLFVIRSFQKGIGRYLSGKLRYVAWPYLVWSFLMILRATGWDIAPMLSIIWRPYSSLWFLYYLVAFYVLFLIVTKIPTPLVIAASLVASFLAPSVASLPRFLYLFAFFMAGIWISQHVSATLIILKKPTVIIGAFLIAAPTALAASQNLLPLYDVRVAPLAFAGIALAVGLAQWIPQGRISHLFEYVGRHSLVYYVVHPLALIILTGVLIRSDAEQHALWYPILFATYVMLATLISVASDRSKLVNALFIMPVLSRNGAVADDGKRRKASARLRSKATD; via the coding sequence ATGACCTGGGTTGATTCACTCAGGGGCATTGCCGTGTTGCTTGTTGTATCGACACACTCGGTGTCGCTCCTCATGGGTGCCCATCTTCTGCCAAACGATGTGGCAACCGTCGCCCTCGAAGCTAACCGTCTCTTCTGGCCTTTTCGAATGCCAGCGCTGATGCTGTTCTCGGGGCTTTTTGTTATTCGATCATTCCAAAAAGGTATTGGCAGATACCTCAGCGGAAAACTTCGGTACGTTGCCTGGCCATATCTCGTCTGGTCATTCCTCATGATCCTGAGGGCCACTGGTTGGGATATCGCTCCTATGCTGAGTATTATTTGGCGGCCGTATAGCAGCCTCTGGTTTCTCTACTACTTGGTCGCCTTCTACGTCTTGTTTTTGATCGTCACGAAGATTCCGACACCCCTAGTTATAGCGGCTTCCCTCGTCGCCTCGTTTTTGGCCCCCTCCGTAGCCTCGTTGCCCCGGTTTCTCTACCTATTTGCGTTCTTCATGGCAGGCATATGGATTTCTCAACACGTATCGGCGACCCTCATAATCCTGAAAAAGCCAACCGTTATCATAGGGGCCTTTCTTATCGCAGCCCCCACAGCGTTGGCGGCGTCACAGAATTTGCTCCCTCTGTATGACGTTCGAGTCGCGCCGTTGGCTTTTGCTGGAATCGCCCTCGCGGTGGGCCTTGCCCAGTGGATTCCCCAGGGACGAATCTCGCACCTGTTCGAATATGTTGGGCGTCACTCACTCGTTTACTACGTTGTCCATCCGCTGGCCCTCATTATCCTGACCGGTGTGCTCATCCGCTCCGATGCTGAGCAACATGCGCTGTGGTACCCAATCCTGTTCGCCACCTACGTGATGCTCGCAACGCTCATCTCTGTAGCAAGCGACCGATCGAAGCTGGTGAACGCGCTCTTTATCATGCCCGTGCTATCGCGGAATGGTGCTGTCGCTGATGACGGCAAACGACGCAAGGCCTCAGCTCGTCTCCGTTCCAAAGCCACTGACTAA
- a CDS encoding dienelactone hydrolase family protein produces the protein MKTSLTKKNSFWLFLSLALVLISAIGASVVQTNAGNVTIKDMRWETSSGQEMSALLFKPDGVSAEHKAPGIVVSHGWWNNREMQDANYVELARRGFVVISIDMYGHGNSDPLVNDDLALGGTGMYDAVKLMADLPYVDTNKIGVSGHSNGARAANFSVALDNAADTQLISAVLLVDNDAVYTDAENENAFFNLYGTRDVGIVADQYDEFFFRSYSPEGEVLTAPRDFIGTPNAQSFLNFGTDPEKAKETREAGNFYTEKVDGEEAIRVIFTPAETHPWGTISKTTVTSQLDFFEQALGAPNAIDASNQVWQIKEGFTALGLVGFGIFLVAFTRALLGTRAFAALKKPAAPAVAANTKQLAWFWGGLVVSVLFSGFSYIWLSQNATVGGIAFNATPTAFTQGAVYFIGLWSAINGAAAIVIMTISYLLFGRKNGFDLKATGVLPGWKNFFHGIGLSLVVVAAAFFLVFLVDYFFKTDFRWWVVAIKAFGADKLWIALLYVPFFLAYYVFNSVSINAFNRFTLLGKEWLNTALLAVANMIAPLILVIVQYTTFASSGQLVPGFGGIFSIWLFPVILILFVSAFISRKIYRATNNPYIGGFINALVVTIISVSNTLTVTY, from the coding sequence ATGAAAACATCCCTCACCAAGAAGAACAGTTTCTGGCTGTTCCTGTCATTAGCACTCGTGCTCATTTCAGCAATCGGCGCATCCGTGGTCCAAACGAACGCCGGCAACGTCACGATCAAAGACATGCGGTGGGAGACCTCATCAGGCCAAGAGATGAGCGCGCTGCTCTTCAAGCCAGATGGCGTATCCGCAGAACATAAAGCGCCAGGCATCGTGGTCAGCCACGGCTGGTGGAACAACCGCGAGATGCAAGATGCCAACTATGTCGAGCTTGCACGCCGCGGCTTTGTGGTGATCTCAATTGACATGTACGGTCACGGAAACTCCGACCCGCTGGTGAACGACGACCTCGCGCTCGGCGGCACCGGCATGTACGACGCGGTCAAACTCATGGCAGACCTCCCATACGTTGACACCAACAAGATTGGCGTCTCAGGGCACTCAAACGGCGCTCGCGCGGCAAATTTCTCGGTCGCCCTTGACAACGCGGCAGACACGCAGCTTATCTCGGCTGTCCTGCTCGTTGACAACGACGCCGTCTACACCGACGCCGAAAACGAAAACGCGTTCTTCAACCTGTACGGCACGCGCGACGTTGGCATCGTCGCTGACCAGTACGACGAGTTCTTCTTCCGCAGCTACAGCCCGGAAGGCGAAGTACTCACCGCGCCTCGCGACTTTATTGGCACACCAAACGCGCAGTCGTTCCTTAACTTTGGAACAGACCCCGAGAAGGCAAAAGAAACCCGCGAAGCCGGCAACTTCTACACGGAAAAGGTTGACGGGGAAGAAGCCATTCGCGTGATCTTCACCCCGGCAGAAACCCACCCGTGGGGCACCATCTCAAAGACGACCGTGACGAGCCAACTCGACTTCTTTGAGCAGGCCCTCGGCGCACCAAACGCGATCGACGCATCCAACCAGGTGTGGCAGATCAAGGAGGGGTTCACTGCCCTCGGACTCGTTGGCTTCGGAATCTTCCTCGTCGCGTTCACGAGGGCGCTCCTCGGAACCCGTGCCTTCGCCGCACTCAAGAAACCGGCCGCACCGGCAGTCGCGGCAAACACGAAGCAGCTGGCCTGGTTCTGGGGCGGCCTCGTCGTATCCGTTCTCTTCTCTGGATTCAGCTACATCTGGCTCAGCCAGAATGCAACCGTTGGCGGCATCGCGTTCAACGCAACTCCAACAGCATTCACGCAGGGTGCCGTGTACTTCATCGGGCTCTGGTCTGCAATCAACGGAGCTGCGGCAATCGTCATCATGACGATTTCGTACCTGCTCTTTGGCCGCAAGAACGGGTTCGATCTGAAGGCGACCGGAGTGCTCCCCGGCTGGAAAAACTTCTTCCACGGCATCGGGCTCAGCCTCGTAGTCGTTGCCGCGGCGTTCTTCCTTGTCTTCCTTGTTGACTACTTCTTCAAGACCGACTTCCGCTGGTGGGTTGTTGCCATCAAGGCCTTCGGCGCTGACAAGCTGTGGATCGCGTTGCTCTACGTTCCGTTCTTCCTCGCCTACTACGTGTTCAACTCGGTCTCGATCAACGCGTTCAACCGATTTACGCTGCTGGGCAAGGAATGGCTCAACACCGCGCTGCTCGCCGTTGCCAACATGATTGCGCCGCTCATCCTCGTGATCGTGCAGTACACCACGTTTGCAAGCAGCGGCCAGCTGGTTCCAGGATTTGGCGGAATCTTCAGTATTTGGCTGTTCCCCGTCATCCTCATTCTGTTTGTCTCAGCGTTTATCTCCCGCAAGATCTACCGCGCGACAAATAACCCGTACATTGGTGGATTTATCAATGCGCTGGTTGTGACGATCATCTCGGTCTCGAACACGCTCACCGTCACGTACTAA
- a CDS encoding class I SAM-dependent methyltransferase translates to MNDSFSLNRANWDERAPIHAASEAYSVNRFVEDQSFISDVVRFDLPLLGEITGLTGIHLQCHIGTDTVSLARLGATMTGLDFSPASLAEGKALAAAVDLDIRFIESNVYDAPAAVDGRTFDLVYTGIGAICWLPSIERWASTVAALLSPGGRLFIREGHPMLWAIDDERDDAIVVTHPYFETAEPLVWDDDSTYVETTEVITSTVSHEWNHGIGELMTALLGQGLTITSFVEHQSVPWDALPGQLTEVEHGEYVLTDRPERLPLTYTLTATKPL, encoded by the coding sequence ATGAACGATTCGTTTTCCCTCAACCGCGCCAACTGGGACGAACGGGCTCCCATCCACGCCGCATCCGAAGCGTATTCGGTCAATCGTTTTGTCGAGGATCAATCCTTTATCAGCGATGTTGTTCGTTTTGATCTCCCTCTGCTTGGAGAAATCACGGGGCTCACCGGCATTCACCTGCAGTGCCACATCGGCACCGATACCGTCTCACTCGCACGCCTTGGCGCGACGATGACGGGGCTCGACTTTTCACCGGCATCCCTTGCTGAGGGAAAGGCCCTCGCAGCGGCGGTTGACCTCGACATCAGGTTTATTGAGTCGAATGTGTACGACGCCCCTGCCGCGGTCGACGGCAGAACCTTTGACCTTGTGTATACAGGGATTGGTGCGATTTGCTGGCTGCCAAGCATCGAGCGCTGGGCCTCAACCGTTGCTGCACTCCTGTCTCCGGGAGGCCGTCTCTTCATTCGAGAGGGCCACCCGATGCTCTGGGCCATCGACGACGAACGCGATGATGCCATCGTCGTCACACATCCCTACTTTGAGACAGCTGAGCCGCTCGTCTGGGACGACGACAGCACGTATGTTGAAACGACCGAGGTCATCACGTCGACCGTCTCTCACGAGTGGAATCACGGTATCGGCGAACTCATGACGGCGCTCCTCGGACAGGGGCTCACCATTACCTCCTTCGTTGAACATCAGAGCGTGCCGTGGGATGCGCTTCCCGGCCAGCTCACCGAGGTTGAACACGGTGAGTATGTACTCACGGACCGGCCGGAGCGCCTTCCACTGACGTACACGCTTACGGCGACGAAGCCCCTATAA